One stretch of Prunus persica cultivar Lovell chromosome G1, Prunus_persica_NCBIv2, whole genome shotgun sequence DNA includes these proteins:
- the LOC18788470 gene encoding putative disease resistance protein RGA1, whose amino-acid sequence MAVESVLTFAAEGILTKLTDLAAQEFRMAWGFKAELRKLSQSLPILQDFLGDAAEKAKDGGKAVEDWVKKLKDIADEADDVLEEINYDFLRRRVELQNQMGKKVLNLLSASNPILFRQKMAHRIRKICASLAELKNEAAFIGLVAKKKDPTSQRIREDRETNAFIGKDEIIIGRNAVVSDIVTTLTDSNTNEQNLSVMAIAGMPGLGKTTLAKSVYNEGAIDEYFNKKLWVCVSNTFNVNSILAAMLELLSGKVATTSQQALLTDLQEKLKEKKYLLVLDDVWNEDSEKWERLMSCLSKLNSAPGSKIIVTTRSGKVASITETLPRPKLELLSTDECWSILKHAACSDGSSDIPLGVERIGWEIAKNCEGLPLMAKVLGGILRSKNSTDEWLSIQESKIWALPEGEDRIMSVLRLSFDNLKSAPLKHCFAYCSIFMKDFEIERENLVQLWMAEGLLRSLSNQEMEDIGNEYFNILLQNSFFQDVTMDKDGVVITCKMHDLVHDLAELVSKSVGKLRSLFSNGEDLSNSLSTFNALRVLNLYEAKIEELPSSIGRLKYLRYLDVSGTIIEELPKFIGKLYNLQTLRMCRTWNLVRFPKEMENLINLRHVYFDKDKEVPFGMRRLTHLQTLRYFNLDKERNHGIDELGGLNQLKGELTISSLEHVKDKDEAKKSNLAGKANIRKLTLAWGYDWERNNKESDVDVLEGLQPNPELEILKIKNFMGGKLASWMMSLLNLKVIRLSYCKECEEVPPLGHLPNLRHVKFEHMDKLKCVGGEFYGAALFPSLKTLVFDYCPALIEWKEAAFPSLQKLTLLNCKELRNAPSRFPSLQKLEIRNIDQVMAIENICSQLTTLTHLEIRGATELTCLPVGMLENNHNLRVLHIEDCNKLSHLPDELHALRLLEGLTLKNCPSLEFIPITTQSQSMPCLRKLWIGNCEKLSSCLSGLEYCTSLQELHIENCQNLRHLPVDGLQTLVSLEELTLIECTSLEFIPITTQSQSMPCLRKLWIENCEKLSSCPSGLEYCTSLRELRIKNCQNLRHLPVNGLQTLVSLQELTLIDCSSLEFITITTQSQGMPCLHKLKIENCEKLSSWPSLDNLTSLHDVSICGCDGLTSLPRGLQSCTSLNRLTIRECPNLISLADVDDISRLHSLSSLEIADCQKLKYLPTGLRSLTSLEYLSIGGFWEELDSFPDFELPSQIRWLNISGWPKLKSLPQQIQHFTTCLEDLIIDSFDSMEALPEWLGNLTSLIYLNMWDCKNLMYLPTVEVMQRLTKLKTLVISGCRLLAERCAKVAQDFSHPRTIC is encoded by the exons ATGGCAGTAGAATCTGTGCTTACTTTTGCGGCCGAGGGAATACTGACGAAGCTGACTGACCTTGCTGCTCAAGAATTCCGTATGGCCTGGGGATTCAAAGCTGAACTAAGGAAGCTCAGTCAATCCTTACCCATCCTTCAAGATTTCTTAGGAGATGCTGCTGAGAAGGCAAAAGACGGGGGCAAGGCAGTGGAAGATTGGGTGAAGAAACTTAAAGACATAGCTGATGAGGCTGATGATGTCTTGGAAGAAATCAACTATGACTTTCTCCGGAGACGAGTAGAACTGCAAAACCAAATGGGAAAAAAGGTGCTCAACTTACTTTCTGCCTCCAATCCCATTTTGTTTCGACAAAAAATGGCACACAGAATTAGAAAAATCTGCGCTTCTCTGGCGGAGCTCAAGAATGAAGCAGCTTTCATTGGGTTAgttgcaaagaaaaaagatccaACCTCTCAAAGAATTAGGGAGGACAGAGAAACCAACGCATTCATTGGTAAAGATGAAATCATCATTGGAAGGAATGCGGTTGTGTCAGATATAGTTACAACATTGACCGACTCCAATACTAATGAACAAAATCTGTCGGTTATGGCAATTGCGGGAATGCCAGGACTGGGAAAGACAACTTTGGCCAAGTCAGTGTACAATGAAGGTGCTATCGATGAgtatttcaacaaaaaattgtGGGTGTGTGTATCAAACACTTTCAACGTCAATTCAATTTTAGCTGCGATGTTAGAATTACTCTCAGGAAAGGTAGCGACGACAAGTCAGCAAGCATTGCTTACAGACCTCCAAGAAAagttgaaagagaaaaaatactTGCTGGTACTTGATGATGTTTGGAATGAAGATTCGGAGAAATGGGAACGTTTGATGAGCTGTTTGTCAAAGTTGAATTCTGCTCCAGGAAGCAAAATTATTGTCACTACCCGCAGTGGCAAAGTAGCATCAATCACAGAAACACTTCCGCGGCCTAAATTGGAACTTCTATCAACAGATGAATGCTGGTCCATATTGAAACATGCAGCTTGCTCAGATGGTAGTTCTGATATACCTCTTGGTGTAGAGAGAATTGGTTGGGAAATTGCTAAAAATTGTGAAGGTCTACCATTGATGGCAAAG GTTTTGGGAGGCATACTTCGTTCTAAAAATAGTACTGATGAATGGTTGTCAATTCAAGAAAGTAAAATATGGGCATTACCAGAAGGCGAGGATAGAATCATGTCTGTTTTGAGATTGAGTTTTGATAATTTGAAATCAGCACCTTTAAAACATTGTTTTGCATATTGCTCAATATTTATGaaagattttgaaattgaaagggaGAACTTGGTCCAACTCTGGATGGCTGAAGGATTGCTCCGCTCTTTAAGTAATCAAGAGATGGAAGATATAGGgaatgaatattttaatattctaTTGCAAAACTCCTTTTTTCAAGATGTTACAATGGATAAAGATGGAGTTGTTATCACATGCAAGATGCACGATCTTGTGCATGATCTTGCAGAACTAGTGTCAAAATCTGTTGGGAAATTGCGGTCCCTATTTTCAAATGGTGAAGACCTTAGCAATAGCTTGTCAACTTTTAATGCTCTACGTGTATTGAATTTATATGAGGCTAAAATTGAGGAGTTGCCAAGTTCAATTGGCAGGTTGAAATACTTAAGGTATTTGGATGTTTCTGGAACAATAATCGAAGAACTTCCAAAATTTATTGGCAAGCTTTATAATCTGCAGACGTTAAGAATGTGTCGTACATGGAATCTTGTAAGGTTTCCAAAGGAAATGGAAAATTTGATCAACTTGAGGCATGTTTATTTCGACAAGGATAAGGAAGTTCCATTTGGGATGAGACGATTGACTCATCTGCAAACATTACGTTACTTTAATTTGGATAAGGAAAGGAATCATGGAATTGACGAGCTGGGTGGCTTAAACCAATTAAAAGGTGAACTAACTATCTCATCTTTGGAACATGTGAAAGACAAAGACGAAGCGAAGAAATCAAATTTAGCAGGGAAAGCAAATATACGAAAGTTGACATTAGCATGGGGGTATGACTGGGAGAGAAACAACAAGGAGAGTGATGTTGATGTACTGGAAGGCCTCCAACCGAACCCAGAGTTAGAAATCTTAAAGATTAAAAACTTCATGGGTGGTAAATTAGCATCATGGATGATGAGTCTACTCAATTTGAAAGTGATCCGGTTATCTTACTGCAAGGAATGTGAAGAAGTCCCTCCACTCGGCCATTTGCCAAATCTTAGGCATGTTAAATTTGAACATATGGATAAGCTTAAATGTGTGGGAGGTGAGTTTTATGGTGCGGCTTTGTTTCCATCATTGAAAACGTTAGTTTTTGATTATTGCCCAGCTCTAATTGAATGGAAGGAAGCGGCGTTTCCATCTCTCCAGAAGTTGACACTTTTGAATTGCAAGGAATTGAGAAATGCTCCAAGTCGTTTTCCATCTCTCCAGAAGTTGGAGATACGTAATATTGACCAGGTCATGGCAATAGAAAATATATGTAGTCAACTAACCACTCTCACTCACCTCGAAATTCGTGGAGCCACAGAGCTTACTTGTCTGCCAGTAGGGATGCTGGAAAACAACCACAATCTTCGGGTGCTGCATATTGAGGATTGCAATAAGCTTAGCCATTTACCTGATGAGCTACACGCACTCCGTCTTCTTGAGGGGTTAACTCTAAAGAATTGTCCTAGTCTAGAGTTCATTCCAATTACCACCCAGAGCCAGAGCATGCCATGTCTCCGCAAATTGTGGATTGGGAATTGTGAGAAATTATCAAGCTGCCTGAGTGGGTTGGAATATTGCACCTCTCTTCAGGAATTGCATATTGAAAATTGTCAAAATTTGAGGCATTTACCGGTTGATGGGCTACAGACCCTTGTTTCTCTTGAAGAGTTGACTCTAATTGAGTGTACTAGTCTAGAGTTCATTCCAATTACCACCCAGAGCCAGAGCATGCCATGTCTCCGCAAATTGTGGATTGAGAATTGTGAGAAATTATCAAGCTGCCCGAGTGGGTTGGAATATTGCACCTCTCTTCGGGAATTGCGTATTAAAAATTGTCAAAATTTGAGGCATTTACCGGTTAATGGGCTACAGACCCTCGTCTCTCTTCAGGAGTTGACTTTAATTGATTGTTCTAGTCTAGAGTTCATTACAATTACCACCCAGAGCCAGGGCATGCCATGTCTTCACAAATTGAAGATTGAAAATTGTGAGAAATTATCAAGCTGGCCGAGTTTAGACAACCTCACATCCCTCCATGATGTGTCTATTTGTGGTTGTGATGGACTCACAAGTCTACCGAGGGGGCTACAATCCTGCACATCTCTTAACCGCTTGACAATCAGGGAATGCCCCAATTTGATCTCTCTGGCAGATGTCGATGATATATCCAGATTGCACTCTCTTTCCAGTTTAGAAATAGCTGATTgtcagaaattaaaatatttgccAACGGGGCTACGCTCTCTGACGAGTTTGGAATATTTGTCAATCGGTGGGTTTTGGGAAGAGCTCGATTCTTTCCCTGATTTTGAGCTACCATCACAAATCCGATGGTTAAATATCTCAGGGTGGCCTAAGCTCAAGTCTCTGCCTCAACAAATTCAACACTTTACTACTTGTTTAGAAGATTTGATAATAGATTCTTTCGACAGCATGGAGGCTCTTCCAGAGTGGTTGGGTAACCTTACATCTCTTATCTACCTGAATATGTGGGATTGTAAGAATCTGATGTATCTGCCTACCGTTGAAGTTATGCAACGCCTCACCAAATTAAAAACGCTAGTGATTAGTGGATGTCGCCTTCTGGCGGAAAGATGTGCCAAGGTGGCACAAGATTTCTCACATCCCAGAACTATATG TTGA